One genomic region from Lycorma delicatula isolate Av1 chromosome 1, ASM4794821v1, whole genome shotgun sequence encodes:
- the Cmpk gene encoding cytidine/uridine monophosphate kinase Dak1, producing MRNFLTTSNIVKCGSILRIFSVMANAEKPKVVFVLGGPGAGKGTQCQNIVREFGFVHLSAGDLLREERNKPGSQYGDLIEDHIKKSEIVPVEITLNLILQAMEKSEKKKFLIDGFPRNDNNLEGWDKKMTGKVELLLILFFDCDSEVCVKRCLKRGAEGSGRVDDKKDVLEKRIQTFVNESLPVIKHYEKLNLVRKVDANKSPELVFEDVKVIFQDL from the coding sequence ATGCGTAATTTTTTAACGACTTCAAATATTGTAAAGTGTGGttcaattttaagaatattttcagtTATGGCTAATGCTGAAAAGCCAAAAGTAGTGTTCGTGTTAGGTGGTCCGGGCGCCGGCAAAGGTACCCAATGCCAAAATATTGTCAGAGAATTTGGGTTTGTGCATTTATCTGCGGGGGATCTATTACGAGAAGAACGTAACAAACCGGGTTCACAATACGGTGACTTAATAgaagatcatattaaaaaaagtgagatAGTTCCGgttgaaataacattaaatttgattCTTCAAGCTatggaaaaatcggaaaaaaaaaagtttttgatagaTGGCTTTCCTCGGAACGATAACAATTTGGAAGGTTGGGACAAAAAGATGACAGGTAAAGTCGAActtctattaattttgtttttcgatTGCGATTCAGAAGTTTGCGTTAAGCGCTGTCTAAAACGCGGTGCTGAAGGGAGTGGCAGAGTTGATGATAAGAAGGACGTTTTAGAGAAACGTATTCAAACTTTCGTTAATGAATCATTGCCTGTaattaaacattatgaaaaattaaatcttgtacGCAAGGTGGATGCTAATAAATCACCTGAATTAGTTTTTGAGGATGTCAAAGTGATTTTTCAAGAcctataa